A region of Argentina anserina chromosome 5, drPotAnse1.1, whole genome shotgun sequence DNA encodes the following proteins:
- the LOC126793608 gene encoding uncharacterized protein LOC126793608, with translation MEGASITSVPNSSNSTLPLPSKQDESQSENVREEDEDEEDDEENGEEEKDECGFCLFMKAGPCGERFAAWEQCVKESEKNKDYAAVKCVDVFKTLNECMTKNQDYYDFFFEAEKAELEKEEDIMSKSSEHKSNPAGDSTDRQES, from the coding sequence ATGGAAGGTGCTTCCATCACAAGCGTACCTAACTCTTCCAACTCCACACTTCCGCTCCCATCAAAGCAAGATGAAAGCCAATCAGAGAATGtcagagaagaagatgaagatgaagaagatgatgaagaaaatggagaggaagagaaagaTGAGTGCGGGTTTTGCTTATTCATGAAAGCAGGCCCATGTGGAGAGAGATTCGCAGCTTGGGAACAGTGCGTTAAAGAGTCTGAGAAGAACAAGGATTATGCCGCTGTAAAGTGTGTTGATGTCTTCAAAACTTTGAATGAGTGTATGACAAAGAACCAAGATTACTATGATTTTTTCTTCGAGGCTGAGAAAGCAGAATtggagaaggaagaagatattatGAGTAAGAGCTCAGAGCACAAATCTAATCCAGCTGGGGATTCGACTGACAGGCAAGAAAGTTAG
- the LOC126793601 gene encoding bZIP transcription factor 60, with protein MEFDGSLDFLDTGVDVIGDIDWDFVFDDANGLGLLSPTLTPAGDGASPSSSSSSTVENSPAIAATGSMDTWIGEVEDMLMKDDDVSKVASEEPPKEYYENFLADVLVDSPPPVAESPADVDSNSNGSAESEKEKTDGSPLNNDTDADADDHVSKKRRRQLRNKDAAMRSRERRKMYVTDLEMKSKYLEGECRRLGRLLQCCYAENHALRLSLQMGNACGRDVSGTKQESAVLLLELLLLGSLLWFLDSMCLFTLPLMPHLLLLTLNQEQANKALEGVGPRARGEANKMVLALQSQSFVMTRRCKASRTKMKYAIFVS; from the exons ATGGAATTTGACGGAAGCCTTGACTTTCTGGACACCGGCGTTGACGTGATCGGAGACATCGACTGGGATTTCGTATTCGACGACGCGAATGGGTTAGGTCTGCTCAGCCCGACCCTCACGCCGGCGGGGGACGGGGCTTCGCCTTCTTCCTCGTCGTCATCGACGGTGGAGAATTCTCCGGCGATCGCGGCGACCGGATCGATGGACACGTGGATCGGCGAGGTGGAGGACATGCTGATGAAAGACGACGACGTCAGCAAGGTGGCTTCGGAGGAGCCGCCGAAGGAGTATTATGAGAATTTTCTGGCGGATGTACTCGTCGACTCGCCGCCGCCGGTGGCGGAGTCTCCGGCCGACGTGGACTCGAATTCGAACGGCTCCGCCGAGTCGGAGAAGGAGAAAACCGACGGGTCGCCGTTGAATAATGATACGGACGCTGACGCTGACGATCATGTCTCCAAGAAACGGAGAAG GCAGCTGAGAAATAAGGATGCTGCGATGAGATCAAGGGAGAGGAGAAAAATGTATGTCACAGATCTGGAGATGAAAAGCAAGTATTTGGAAGGCGAATGCAGGAGGCTGGGGCGTTTGCTTCAGTGCTGCTATGCCGAGAACCATGCTTTGCGACTTAGTCTACAGATGGGCAATGCATGTGGCCGTGATGTTTCTGGTACCAAGCAGGAGTCTGCTGTGCTCTTGTTGGAACTCCTGCTGTTGGGTTCCCTGCTTTGGTTCCTGGACTCCATGTGCCTATTTACCCTGCCTCTAATGCCCCACCTGCTACTACTAACTCTAAATCAAGAGCAGGCAAACAAAGCTCTAGAAGGTGTGGGTCCAAGAGCAAGAGGGGAAGCAAATAAGATGGTCTTGGCGCTTCAGTCTCAATCTTTTGTAATGACTAGGAGGTGTAAGGCCTCCAGGACGAAGATGAAATATGCTATTTTTGTCTCTTGA